In the genome of Raphanus sativus cultivar WK10039 chromosome 9, ASM80110v3, whole genome shotgun sequence, the window GAGGAATGTTCCGAGACCAAACACAAGCGTCGACCTTGATGCATCTCTCCACATCACCAAATCCACTGTTTCATTTAATTACATTTAGTTCATTTATATACGTTACATATCAGATGGAATTATGCATACTTGGTCATCAAGAATCTTACCTAGACTCTCTAATTTTCTCTGTGAATGagtaaagctttcttctttctcCGCAAATGTACCTAGAAACAGTTGTCAAAAACAGAGGACCATGGGAAACAGAGTAGGAAAGCACTGTGATTTGGATTAATACCTGAGCTTGGTGGCACCGTATAAACGGAAGCTGCCTTTTTAATCACCGGCGGCAGATCTTTACGGACGGAGGCCGGAGGAGACAGAGCTGTTCTGTTGTTAGATTGACTGTACTTTTTAATCTCAGAATCACCAACTCTGTTATTGCTAGTCTCCTTGGGTGCTGCATTCATCTCTTTCACATCAACACTCTTCTtctccacttcttcttcttcctcgcgATCGCCATTGTCGATCTGCTCATCTTCTTTCGAATCAGCGAAGACGACTATCTCTTGACAGACACCGAACTCTTTGGCTTCCTCTGTGATCTGCTTCTTTTCGTCAACGGTCTCCTCTGTTTTCACATCCACATCCACATCCACATCCTCTGTTTTCACATCTACCTCCTCTGTTTTCTCATTACATTTCTCCGAACTCTGATCCGGCAATGAGTTCACTCTCCTCAACGCAACTGTATCTAACTCACTGGACTTGACGACCCCCGCGCAAAGCTCCGATCGGGTCTTCTTAACCCGACCCGGAGTCTTCTCAACCCCTTCCACCGAATCAGATCTCGCCTTCTTCACCGCCACCGACAAGGTCAAACTCTTATCATTTAAGTCACTAGAGATCGATCTCCTCGGCGTCATCGGAGGAGTAGTACCAACGGACCTCCTCGGCGTCGCCGGAGGAGTAGCACCGATCGATCTCGGCCTCGCGAGCTGCTTCAAATCTGTCTTCCATGCGGGTCGCTTTCCGCTAACCCCCTCCTTTAAGCTCATCTGCTTGCTAGAACTCTTGTCTCCTCCGTCGACAGCTCGAAGAAGATGAGTGGCGTTGACGATGGCGTTGTTGACGCTAACTTCGTCGTCGCTCTGCATTCTCGCTTCCCAAACAGAGCCTGCAGCGACAacggctcctcctcctccaacgCCAGTTCTTCTTGTTCTGCTACTTGGGTCCATGCTCTTAAGTCACTGTCTTACCGGTGATTGAGTTGAAGTTGTGGGGGCAGAGAGAGAGTAAAGTGGTAATGATAATGAGCCTTGAAGctgaaggaagaagaaaaaataaaatggagGTTGTTGGATACATACACCAAAGTCAGATAATTGAATTTCATCTAACTTCTCACTTGAGGAGGGGGGACCTGTCTTGTTGTCTCATGAATCCTGAGACTATAGATCAAACCTAAAAGCCTTTGCATGTGGTTTTGTACTGCAAAGATGCTGCTTAAACACAATCATTAAGGTTTATGATCACAATCtcttacttttttcttttctttttttttttaaacatttttcttttttgctttatATTACTTCCTTTATCATAATGTTTACGTTATCCATCAATCAGCATGTGTCGTGTAAACAAATTAATTGATTCCTCTTCTTCTATCTATTTTATTTGGGTCTTCTTCTTTACCACAAGACTCAAGTGTCAAGATTCTGATTAACTAAAGAAATTGCTTTCAGGTTATGATAAAAACAAATGAGATTGGACTCTAGACGTAATGCTACGTATAAAGAAAGATCATTGCTTCATCTAAGCAACATGTTGAGAATTGTTGTTGGATTGCTTGGGTTTTGACTTTTATGcatttaactaaaataagaaGTATATTTATGGCATTTGAGTCCTGTCTCACTCATTTCAGGCAATTTAATACATACAAACATAGGGCTATAGATCCAATTTATATGAGATCGAATTTAAGAAAGGGTGTCATTTGGGGATAGATAAATTAAAaccattttctttttaacaaagGCTGAGTGTGTGGAATTAGAATGAACAAATAAATCCAATGTAACGGCTTGTTTTTATTCGGATAGttcctttttctttataaaaagcTGTCACCAGATCGGTGAAATGAGTATCACCGACAACTTTTTCTGTGACGAAAAAGGTCAGTATATAAAACACAACcgataaatatttgttttctatcaACACACAACTGgtagttttattaaatagatagaTTTGCaagcatacatatatatatatatatatacgccCTAATATATACTCCTACATCTGTATTAAACACTCGATTACCATGAGATGCATGCTTCATGCTTGTATATGTTGGATGAACTACTCTACctaataagtaaaataattaacacCTATAGCGAATCTCGGTCTCCGTAATACAAGTGCCAAGTTGCAACTTGCAACTGCGTGCGCATTCGCATGTGTTTAATCTTACTAATTACTTAGTTACATAGTTATAGACTTATAGTAATCAAAAGTTAAGACTCCAATTAATTTTGGAATCGAATCGGAGTAGCTTAGACGGCACGTGGTCGAGTGGGAGAGCACGTGACTCAGGCACCTGTCCCTATGCACCTGTCCACTCTCTTGTGTCTGCATGCaccttctttctctctttacaTTTCTTTTCTCTGTATAAAAATACAAGTTTTTTCTATATACTGAAAAGACATTAGGGGTTAagaatttttttaccaaaaaaaaaatttgttgataGCCCCAACTACTGAGGCAACAATGTGTTGTAACAGGCCagcatataattatttaaatcaaaatttgttGACTGCGATTGACATATACCTAAACCCAATATGCACGCACTAGTCTTAAATTTAGTCTTAAATTTTCACTGactatattaaaattcaaacaGATACTGTAAGCAATAACGAATATGACTCAGTACCCAATATGCGTATCTTATGGGGATTGGGATATTGAATTCCTCCCGGTTCACAATCTTAAATACATTTAATGCACAAACGTACTTGGGAGTCTTCACCGACTCGAGTTGGAATCGTTAGAGCACTTCCAATTGGAAATTCTATCCATTTGATTCTAAACATACATATATGAGTATCAGAGTATGTATGAattatatatacgtatataatTATGGGATCAGTCGTTTTACGAAAAATCCAActcaaatttcttttttaaacttttaaaaaatgttgGGTTAGATTTTTCGCAAAGTGATAGACCTCACaattacacatatataataaataaaattctctATTGGAAGTGTTTCTAGAAGAGTTCCAACGGCAAATCAGAGAAAAGTTCTTATCaattaaagaaaatgaaaaataattaatattgaagaaataacaaagaaaaaatattaataaaaatcttttaagCACTGGTTTTAAACCCCATGAGACATATGTCATTTTATTAAGTTTTCAGTTTGTTCTGCTGAACTAAAACATAATCAAATTGTTATAATAGtattaacctttttttttgttttagaaactGATAGAGGTTTTAGCTGATAATGTTGCTCTTAGAATATGATTAATGTTTGGAGTATTCACCGACTCGACTCAGGGGCATGATTAACTGCAAGTTCTCACCcaaattctaatttttataaaactataaattaatcaaaaagtAGGAAAGATGTTAATGAGAGATTTCTGTATAACTTTTTAGAAGAGTATTAAAACTCCAACACCCGAGTGTTAACAAACTACATGttcaattgtttaaaaaaaagaaaaaaaaatataaatttactttttaagATATTATCATGGTACCTAAACTTTAAAATGCTCTTACAAAATATTTACCGGTTagtacaaaaaatatttataacaccgtcaataaaatactaaactctaattcaaacactaaacctaaatcattagataaatcctaaatccttgaataaatcttaaatttaaggtttatggtttatccaaagatttagaatatattgtttatgatttagtgtttaggatttatgatttagggtgtAGTGTTGTTTTCCTAcgttaaaacattaaaaacctACAACTTTAAGATTTGGGATTAATAGTTTAGTGCTTTtatgatttagtgtttagtatttaagatttagtgtttaagatttatctaagagtttaaatttttttccaaGGATTGGATTGATGATTTTGCTGACAgcattaatatttttctttttgtaactaccactatttcttaattattttgggggttttattttaaaacagaatTTAATTTTGgcaaattcttatttttttttataaaagatatttaatatgaaataacaaattactattatttgttttagtatTGTGTGTACATGTGACCAAAAATGTATTGGGTTTAACTAATAAAAAGCCCATTCTCAAAAGTAAAAaccatattttagaaaaatggGCATTTCATTTAATCAGGCTCGCAAGTGAACAAAACCTAATTTACGTCCATTAACAAAACTGTTAGTTTCCCGGGTAATAATCCGGCGCCGTATTAACCCCATTAACCGAAACAGAAGAGCTTTGGTTCCTCTGTCTTGTAcgtgaaaaagaaattataaatatcgaaaatataaaaaaattaagtggTCGAAAAATGTCGGGATGGGTGTTTGCTAGGGTTTAGTAGTGCCCCTGCAGCTGCCACTCTTTTCTCCCTTTTCGAAGATTAGCCGCAAAAGCTCTCCTTTGTTTCACACAACTTTCCATCCCGACAAATCACAAAACCGCGTCTTTTGTCTTAACGCGGGATCGTTGATTCCTCTGGATTTTCGTGAATGAATATCCAGACGGATCAGGACGGATCTCGCGCCGTATTTAGAAAGATCGAGCTTCACCCCGCGAGGAAACCCTTCACAGGCTTCTCTAATCGCGGCTCCGATTTCAAGATGGAGACTTTGAATCCACGCTCctctaacaacaacaacagagcCTTCTCATCACCCTCCGTTAAGAAGCTGGACGGTCCCGATTCGTTTGAATTGGATCGAGAGCTTACTTTCACCAAAACCATCCGCAAAATCGTGAGTGCTTGCTTAgtggaacaaaaaaaatgtttcctttttatttggttttgttgATATGTTTTTGGAACGGTGTCTTTTTGCAGGGTGCTGGTTTGAAGAATCTCGGAAACACATGTTACCTTAACTCCGTGTTGCAATGTTTGACATACACCGAGCCATTAGCTGCTTACCTGCAAGATGTCGCGCATGAGCAACGCTGTAAGTGGTTTATTAGCATCTCTTCATTCAGTCTCTGGTACAGTGTTTATAATGTAATGGTTTGTGTAGGCCGTGTGGAGGGGTTTTGTGCTTTATGTGCAATGCAGAAGCATGTCAGGAATGCTCTTCAAGCTACTGGCAAAATCTTAGCGCCTAAATATTTAGTCTCGAACCTGCGATGTATGCTTTCTCGGATCTTGTTTGCTTTTGCACTATTAGTAGTGTACCGGCTTTTTTTACTAATCAGCATTCTCAAATGCTTGATTAGGCATATCGCAAAACTTCAGGAAATGTAGGCAGGAAGACGCACATGAGTACATGATCAGTTTGCTTGAGTGTATGCACAAGTGTTGTCTCCCTTCTGGTGTACCAAGCGAGTCCTCTGATGCTTACAGGAGCAGCTTGGTACATAAAATATTTGGTGGTAGCCTCCGTAGTCGGGTAAAGTTgctactccctccatttcaaaatgatccatgttttagaaaaaaaaaattctttctaaAAGATCCAGATGTATGTAATAATGGCAAATTGTAAAATTCAAAGACATTAATTGTGTTTACTAAATTTTGTCATAGGAAATAGCTAAACACTGTAAATAATGCATTGTGTATGGTTAAATGGCCTCTGTCTtcactaattttatttatttatttcaggtGAAATGTGCACAATGTTCACATTGTTCTGACAAGTTTGATCCATTTCTGGACCTAAGCCTAGACATATGGAGGGCAGATTCATTGCGGAGAGCACTTTTACGTTTCACCGCTGTTGAGCTCTTAGATAATGGTGGAAAGGTTTACCAATGTGAGAGATGCAAGCAGAAAGTTAAAGCTGAAAAACAGATTACTGTTTTTAAAGCACCTTCTGTTCTCACTGTACATCTCAAGCGGTTTGAAGCACACAGAGCCGAAAAAATCGACAAGAAGGTCGAGTTTCCCCCTGCAATTGACATGAAACCTTTCGTCAGTGGTCCATATGTAAGTAGACTTTACTCTTGTGCTCTATACATTTACGTTGGAGTTGTTTAGATATTCTTGTTCATGTATCTTTTTTCCTTTATAACATTGTTTAGTACTTGTGGTGAACAGGAAGGTAATTTGAAGTACACTCTATACAGTGTGTTAGTTCATTATGGTGGAAGTATCGATTCTGGTCACTACTACTGCTATGTTCGCACTTCAAGTGGCATGTGGTATTCCCTTGATGATAACAAGGTAAGCAGCTTCTTGGgttgcataattttttttgtctctaCATTGTCCCTTCTTTGTTTACGTGGCTAGTAAGTAAGTTTCTCTTTGGCGTTGTTACTGTAGGTTATCCAAGTTAGTGAGAAGACTGTGTTCAACCAGAAAGCGTATATGTTATTCTATGTTCGTGATAGACAAAAGACAGCCCCAAAGAAACCAGTTACTGTGGCTAAGAAGGAAACTTCCAAAGAGAGCGTAGCCATGAACAGAGCTTCTTTGATTATATCTTCTAACAGAAATGATCAGGTGAACGGGTCAACAGTCCTCAAAGCATGTAGTTTAAATGCTCCTGTTCCCAATGGTACAGCACCCTTGAGAGCATGTGATAAAGGTGCTCCTGCTTGCTTGACCCCAAAAGATGTGAATGGGAAAGAGACTCAGAACAATCCCCCAAGCAGTTTGGAGGCAAGAGAGGTCCTTAAGGGGCAAAATAGCACAGCATCAGTTAAAGCAAGTGATCAAAGTGCTCCTGTTGTCTTAACCCAAAAAGATACAAATGCCAAAGAGAATCAGAAAGATCCCCCAAGCAGTGTGGAAGCAAAAGAGATCGTTGAGATGGAAAATAGTGCAGCACCCTCAGAATCATGTGATCAAGGTGCTCCTGCTGTCTTGACCTCAAAAGATTTAAATGCGAAAGAGACTCAGGCAGATCCCCCAAGCAGTGTGGAGGCAAGAGAAAACCTTGAGAGACCCTGTGATGTAGGTTCTCCTGCAGTCTTAACTCAGAAAGATTTAAATAATAACAAGAAGGAAGAGTCACTTCCACAGGCTAATGGGGAAGGATCTTTGGTAAAGGAGGATTCAAAGGCTGCATGCATAGTATTACCAGGAATGGCTTCTCCTCTCCTGGATGACAGGACAAACACTCAAATTCTTGTGAATTTGCCTACTTGCGTGGCTAAAGCTGAAAATAGCGTTGACGAGAATAACTCTGCTAATAATTTGAACGAGTCTGACACTTCACTGAAGGTGTGTGTATAATCATACTTTCACGAGTTAGCATCTTGTTCTTATGGCCACGTTTAATGAGACTTGAGTATTTCTAACTTGCGTTTTTGCTTATCTCTAGGTTAAAAATGCATCGATTGGTTACTCACCTATCGAAGAAGCGGTTGATCATCATCAGACTTTGGGACATCAGTTGGAAGAATCGACCGAATTAACAAAGCCAACGTCTGCTGAGGAGACTCTCACCGCACCAAGAAAGACTCGCAAGCGTAACATGAAAACCGTTCAGGTGGGGTTATCATCTTTCAAGCTGGCACTTGGCGTTcgtaaaaagaagaaacaaaagaagggAAGATCTAAGGAGCTTTTATCCAAGAAAAGAGCTACAGATCTAGAGCGGTCCACTCCGCTGATAACTAGCAAAGCTGCTTCTGGCTCTGCTTGCTTGCACGGGAAGGGTAAAAGTGTCAGTGTCGAAAATGAAAGGCTAAGGGCTAGTAATGGGAATATGCTGCTTGCCTCTGCAACCGTAGAGCTGAAGGAGAGAACTAACCAAAATGGTGCAGTTCTTGCGTCAGACCAACAACAGCCGTTGAAGAGATCGGACTTGTCTGAAGCAAGCCAAAACGccaaaagaaagagagacagTTCGAAAGAAGAACAAATATTGTTACAGAAAGAACAGGTGACCATTCTCACAAGGGGTTTGCCAGAGACAGTTGGTAAGTTTTCATTTTCTCAATTTGTGACTTTTACAAAATTTGGTAAATCCTTGCTGCTAATTGCTATTGTCCAGTTGGTGGATAACACTATCATTCTCCAACTCTGAATCTTATATATGGAGAACTGACATCAATCAAGCAGTCTTAGTCTATGTAAACTGTGTCTAATGGGCTCAAGTCTTGTAACTGTTGCAGTTGCGAAATGGGACGAGGAAGTTTCAGCTTCTAAGAAGACGGGAAAAAGTGAAAGCACGAGAATTGGATATGTAGCTGATGAATGGTGAGCTTTATATTTATGAGTTATTTTGCGTTTGCGTTGAGTTAGACATGTAAATGGTATGGGATTGTGGCAGGGATGAAGAATATGACAGagggaagaaaaagaagatgaggaACAAAGAGGAGATGTATGTAGGGCCGAACACGTTCCAGGCGTTTGCATCTAAGAAACAACAAACGGATACAAAGAAGAAATGGACACAAGGCAGGAATACTGCAAAGACAGGCTTCCGGATATAATCAAGGGACCGACCAGCCATCATCTAATCTATAAAGAGTATGTAATTCACGTGTTACTGCTGTATTTGGCTGACAGTGATGTTAACAAAAGAGGTAAAGTAAGACTAGACATTAGAGAGTGTTTgtgatcttttttttctctctctctcagtttTGTTCTGTTTCTGATAAACAAAGACGGATTCATTCCCTGGTTTTGGAGTaagattatctttttttttttttgcattaccTCTACGAGAAAAAGATAACCATGTCTTACGGGTAACTCAGACTCAAATCACATACAAGGGGAGAGCCGAATAATTAAGTGCTAACCTTTCTACAACTCGAGAGCCCTAGACCTATAGTTCACTCATGAAATCACCAGGCAACTTGCAGATGCTGGGGGATCAATGTTACGTTTTTGAAGAATCAGATTTGAAATTGAAAAGAAGCTGTTTTCTTAGTAGACAATAAGGCGACATGTTACACATCTATGAAGACACATGTCGCAATGAATCTTGGCGATGAAGATGATGGGCGATAAAATTCCTCCAGAGATCATAGTTGCTCAAGTGCCCATAACAAGTGGCGCCAAGAAAGGTCATAGTAGAGGTCTAACAAGGCTTTAAATGGCTGGTTTTACAGTGAAGTGGGACAGCAACCACCTAAACCATTGTAAGAAATGAAGCCTTTCAGTTGTCGTATCAGCTACAAGCCAAACGATGTTTCTTTTTCTGAGTTTGGTCCAACATACAAAGAAGAAAGTCTACTTTCAACAACCAAACTGGGCAAACACTTGGCACGCATACTAAATTCAAGTTTTTAAAAACAGACATCTCATTCTTCAACCAAAAACTCTGCAAGCTTTCACCATATCCAGGCCTCCAAATGATAATCCATGGCTCATAACAAACGGAAATGGCACCTGCAGTGAAAGCGGATCAGACGGGAAAGAGTTAGCAATTCATCAGTTGATACAGAGAAACGACTTTCCCTTCCGCCTGTTGtgaataaaaattgaatatataCAGCAGTATCAGTATGTACGTACCCTAATAGACCTCTGCCTTGCCATACCCTCGGGGTCACAGCTAAATCTAGTTTCGCACCTTGCCTTATAACTCCAACAGAAACAGCTTGTCCCTGGCTATCTTGCGCTTCAGCGGCAAGCCTTTGCAACAGGTTGTCACCACCTTCCACGCTGCCGAATTTCACAACCTGATCTCTAAGCTGTAACCCATCCTCTGCTGCTGGAGATGACTCGGTTATCTCATCAACCATGGCAAAGGGAATACTAGTGACCACATCCACATCCATGGCACGGGAAGTGACACTGATGCCAGATGTCTGCATGGAGGCAGATAAAGAAGACAAGCTTCTTTCTTCTGGACCTGCATCGTTTTGATATTCATTCATAAAACTCCACACCCAGTTTCAGAGTACGGGGATTTAATAGTCAAAAGTGACGGAACCaaagatttaaaaaatgaaGCTTGGCAGCTCAATGTCCAGGTCATACCTGAATCTTTggaaattgaagctcttgacgtaGTAGGCCTCACTGAATGAAGAATCTGAATGTTCACATCGATCTTGTCCGTTATCTCGCTGTGCTCATTCCGTAACTCTGTAGGAAAAGAAACTATCTCAGATCAAACACTAACACTTGGCTCACTGTAGAAGCTACACATCCACTCTATGGCAAATACCAATAAACatgacataaaaaaaaaaaaaaatcttggtTCATCTCTTACTCACACAAACCCTAATCTAAGTAAAAAAGCCCTAactttggaagaaaaaaaaatagaagaaaaaaaatcaccaGCAAGACGACGGCGCTGAGCTCTAACCGCCGGAATGTCAATATCTCCCCGAGGGAATCCCTGTCGATGTCAAAAGGAGGGATGATAAGCAGATGTACTTTCGATTAAGAGTAGAGTAGAGTAAGAGTACCTCCGAGTCGACGAGGTTGCCGGAGAGACCAGGACCACCGGGATTGCATAGACGTTCAACGATCGAGTTCATTTCAGTCTCCATGGTCGTTCTCTTATCCATCAGAGCCATCGTCTCCGCTTTCAGATTCGCGCCACCCATCTCTTCCGATTGATCTGATCTTCCACCGAGTCCAAAACTTTCTTTAGCTTCTTTACTTGGGAGACGGAGCATGTTTTTATCTATGGGCTGGGCTTTATTGgctttatttaagaaataaagCCCATAAGGTGATTGATGATCTCTAGAGTTTAGTCTAA includes:
- the LOC108827449 gene encoding reticulon-like protein B21 isoform X1, translated to MDPSSRTRRTGVGGGGAVVAAGSVWEARMQSDDEVSVNNAIVNATHLLRAVDGGDKSSSKQMSLKEGVSGKRPAWKTDLKQLARPRSIGATPPATPRRSVGTTPPMTPRRSISSDLNDKSLTLSVAVKKARSDSVEGVEKTPGRVKKTRSELCAGVVKSSELDTVALRRVNSLPDQSSEKCNEKTEEVDVKTEDVDVDVDVKTEETVDEKKQITEEAKEFGVCQEIVVFADSKEDEQIDNGDREEEEEVEKKSVDVKEMNAAPKETSNNRVGDSEIKKYSQSNNRTALSPPASVRKDLPPVIKKAASVYTVPPSSGTFAEKEESFTHSQRKLESLVDLVMWRDASRSTLVFGLGTFLIVSSSYANDLNFSFISVVAYMGLIYLGLMFVFKAVIRRGVVEEEERHKGAGVREEDVKRMLRVIMPYLNESLLQLRALFSGDPSTTLKMGVVLFVLARCGSSITLWNLAKFGFLGAFTVPKIFISYSTHFSAYGRFWVRRFRDAWESCNHKKAVALALFTLVWNLSSVVARVWAAFMLFVALRYYQQKMIWTTDQDDLEDEEHVDDDQVEEEEEEQLAPKPIHHKPKRAPYTMMPNKLKKIS
- the LOC108827449 gene encoding reticulon-like protein B21 isoform X2; the protein is MDPSSRTRRTGVGGGGAVVAAGSVWEARMQSDDEVSVNNAIVNATHLLRAVDGGDKSSSKQMSLKEGVSGKRPAWKTDLKQLARPRSIGATPPATPRRSVGTTPPMTPRRSISSDLNDKSLTLSVAVKKARSDSVEGVEKTPGRVKKTRSELCAGVVKSSELDTVALRRVNSLPDQSSEKCNEKTEEVDVKTEDTVDEKKQITEEAKEFGVCQEIVVFADSKEDEQIDNGDREEEEEVEKKSVDVKEMNAAPKETSNNRVGDSEIKKYSQSNNRTALSPPASVRKDLPPVIKKAASVYTVPPSSGTFAEKEESFTHSQRKLESLVDLVMWRDASRSTLVFGLGTFLIVSSSYANDLNFSFISVVAYMGLIYLGLMFVFKAVIRRGVVEEEERHKGAGVREEDVKRMLRVIMPYLNESLLQLRALFSGDPSTTLKMGVVLFVLARCGSSITLWNLAKFGFLGAFTVPKIFISYSTHFSAYGRFWVRRFRDAWESCNHKKAVALALFTLVWNLSSVVARVWAAFMLFVALRYYQQKMIWTTDQDDLEDEEHVDDDQVEEEEEEQLAPKPIHHKPKRAPYTMMPNKLKKIS
- the LOC108827448 gene encoding ubiquitin carboxyl-terminal hydrolase 23, with product MNIQTDQDGSRAVFRKIELHPARKPFTGFSNRGSDFKMETLNPRSSNNNNRAFSSPSVKKLDGPDSFELDRELTFTKTIRKIGAGLKNLGNTCYLNSVLQCLTYTEPLAAYLQDVAHEQRCRVEGFCALCAMQKHVRNALQATGKILAPKYLVSNLRCISQNFRKCRQEDAHEYMISLLECMHKCCLPSGVPSESSDAYRSSLVHKIFGGSLRSRVKCAQCSHCSDKFDPFLDLSLDIWRADSLRRALLRFTAVELLDNGGKVYQCERCKQKVKAEKQITVFKAPSVLTVHLKRFEAHRAEKIDKKVEFPPAIDMKPFVSGPYEGNLKYTLYSVLVHYGGSIDSGHYYCYVRTSSGMWYSLDDNKVIQVSEKTVFNQKAYMLFYVRDRQKTAPKKPVTVAKKETSKESVAMNRASLIISSNRNDQVNGSTVLKACSLNAPVPNGTAPLRACDKGAPACLTPKDVNGKETQNNPPSSLEAREVLKGQNSTASVKASDQSAPVVLTQKDTNAKENQKDPPSSVEAKEIVEMENSAAPSESCDQGAPAVLTSKDLNAKETQADPPSSVEARENLERPCDVGSPAVLTQKDLNNNKKEESLPQANGEGSLVKEDSKAACIVLPGMASPLLDDRTNTQILVNLPTCVAKAENSVDENNSANNLNESDTSLKVKNASIGYSPIEEAVDHHQTLGHQLEESTELTKPTSAEETLTAPRKTRKRNMKTVQVGLSSFKLALGVRKKKKQKKGRSKELLSKKRATDLERSTPLITSKAASGSACLHGKGKSVSVENERLRASNGNMLLASATVELKERTNQNGAVLASDQQQPLKRSDLSEASQNAKRKRDSSKEEQILLQKEQVTILTRGLPETVVAKWDEEVSASKKTGKSESTRIGYVADEWDEEYDRGKKKKMRNKEEMYVGPNTFQAFASKKQQTDTKKKWTQGRNTAKTGFRI
- the LOC108827452 gene encoding uncharacterized protein LOC108827452, which codes for MGGANLKAETMALMDKRTTMETEMNSIVERLCNPGGPGLSGNLVDSEGFPRGDIDIPAVRAQRRRLAELRNEHSEITDKIDVNIQILHSVRPTTSRASISKDSGPEERSLSSLSASMQTSGISVTSRAMDVDVVTSIPFAMVDEITESSPAAEDGLQLRDQVVKFGSVEGGDNLLQRLAAEAQDSQGQAVSVGVIRQGAKLDLAVTPRVWQGRGLLGCHFRLL